From a single Paenibacillus sp. FSL W8-0426 genomic region:
- a CDS encoding response regulator transcription factor, protein MEKANILIIEDETTIAQLERDYFELHGFAVDLCHTGNEGLKLGLEEDYNLIVVDLMLPGLDGFELCRRIREVKEVPILVVSAKKEEIDKIRTFNLGVDDFITKPFSPSELVARAKAHLMRYERLLGKSKPAEQDEIHVRGLHIDKASRRVFANGEEIAITTKEFDLLVFLASHPNRVFGKTELFERIWGMDSSGDIATVTVHIRKLRGKLEADPSNPEYIETVWGAGYRFTV, encoded by the coding sequence ATGGAGAAAGCCAACATATTGATCATTGAGGACGAAACGACGATTGCGCAATTGGAGCGGGATTATTTTGAGCTTCACGGATTCGCTGTCGATCTTTGCCATACCGGAAACGAAGGGCTGAAGCTGGGGCTGGAGGAAGACTATAACCTGATCGTTGTTGACCTGATGCTGCCGGGATTGGATGGTTTCGAGTTGTGCAGGCGCATTCGCGAGGTGAAGGAAGTGCCTATTCTCGTCGTGTCCGCCAAAAAGGAAGAGATCGACAAAATCCGGACGTTCAATCTGGGCGTCGACGATTTTATCACGAAACCGTTCAGTCCAAGCGAATTGGTTGCCAGAGCCAAAGCCCATTTGATGAGATACGAGCGGCTGCTCGGCAAAAGCAAACCCGCGGAGCAGGATGAAATTCATGTTCGCGGACTGCACATCGACAAGGCATCCCGCCGCGTGTTTGCGAATGGCGAAGAAATCGCGATCACTACGAAGGAGTTCGATCTGTTAGTCTTCCTGGCCAGCCATCCTAACAGGGTATTTGGAAAAACCGAATTGTTCGAACGTATTTGGGGCATGGATTCCAGTGGGGATATCGCCACGGTGACTGTGCACATTCGCAAGCTTCGCGGAAAGCTTGAGGCTGATCCGTCGAATCCGGAGTATATCGAAACGGTATGGGGAGCAGGGTACCGGTTTACGGTCTGA
- a CDS encoding HAMP domain-containing sensor histidine kinase — translation MSIRIKMLLSFTGMVVISLLFVLFTASLYTIAATGDLQSFRDIYKVHYQVNPLTDQGEAIFQELKYTAKNSPDDLQDVVLLREYDMKLRVEKSGLFVRRESHQIFESLTFNQPELGRALPPYDLNNNQIRSTFNISERFYAYAKFDFTFSDGERGSVFVIRERSPVAELTSKLLPVMSLLLIGVLIVTNLLLYRWITRSFIKPLNQLKDSAERIKEGNLAFQLKRNSNDEVGQLSEAFESMRNQLQRSNELRKLDEQNRKELISNISHDLRTPITNIKGYIEGIRDGVANTPEKMESYVNIIHAKAVSMDKLVDELFLYSKLDLNQEPFLFKTVDIVDFLEDSIEELRYDMEGKGVVFGWFNHAAGPVMASVDLDKLQRTVVNIVDNALKYMETDGQRRFGITLDADSEWITMAFMDNGKGIPEEALPHIFERFYRAEPSRNSATGGSGLGLAIARQIIDGHGGLIWAESEKGAGTTIFIQLKRLTEEEVRHGESQHIDH, via the coding sequence ATGTCGATTCGAATCAAAATGCTGTTGTCCTTTACGGGGATGGTGGTCATAAGCCTGTTGTTTGTCTTGTTTACGGCAAGTCTCTATACCATTGCAGCGACGGGGGATCTGCAAAGCTTCCGCGATATTTATAAAGTACATTACCAAGTCAACCCGCTAACCGATCAAGGAGAAGCCATCTTCCAGGAATTGAAATATACAGCCAAAAACAGCCCGGACGACCTTCAGGACGTCGTTTTGCTGCGCGAGTACGACATGAAGCTGCGAGTCGAGAAATCAGGGCTGTTCGTCAGGCGCGAGAGTCATCAGATTTTCGAATCGCTGACGTTCAATCAACCGGAACTGGGGAGGGCGCTGCCTCCCTATGATCTGAACAACAACCAAATCCGCAGCACGTTTAACATCAGCGAACGATTCTATGCTTACGCCAAATTCGATTTCACATTTTCGGACGGTGAGCGGGGGAGCGTGTTCGTCATTCGGGAGAGAAGCCCGGTTGCCGAACTTACGAGTAAACTGCTTCCGGTTATGTCGCTTTTGCTGATCGGCGTGCTGATCGTTACGAACCTGCTGCTTTACCGCTGGATCACTCGAAGTTTCATTAAGCCGTTGAATCAACTGAAAGACTCTGCAGAGCGAATCAAGGAGGGCAACCTCGCGTTCCAACTCAAGCGCAATTCCAATGACGAGGTCGGACAATTGAGCGAAGCTTTCGAGAGCATGCGCAACCAATTGCAGCGTTCGAACGAGCTCCGGAAACTGGACGAACAGAACCGAAAGGAGCTCATTTCCAACATTTCGCATGATTTGCGTACGCCGATCACCAACATTAAAGGATACATCGAAGGCATTCGCGACGGCGTGGCCAACACCCCTGAGAAAATGGAAAGCTACGTCAACATCATTCACGCCAAAGCCGTTAGCATGGACAAGCTGGTCGATGAGCTCTTCTTGTACTCCAAGCTCGACTTGAATCAAGAACCGTTTCTGTTCAAAACGGTGGACATCGTCGATTTTTTGGAAGACAGCATCGAGGAATTAAGATACGACATGGAAGGCAAAGGCGTCGTCTTCGGTTGGTTCAACCATGCGGCCGGGCCAGTCATGGCATCAGTGGATTTGGACAAGCTGCAGCGTACGGTGGTCAACATCGTGGACAATGCGCTTAAATATATGGAAACCGACGGACAGAGGCGATTCGGCATTACGCTGGATGCGGACAGCGAATGGATCACGATGGCGTTCATGGATAACGGAAAAGGCATACCGGAAGAGGCCTTGCCCCATATTTTCGAGCGTTTCTACCGTGCGGAGCCATCCCGCAATTCCGCAACGGGAGGGAGCGGACTAGGGCTTGCCATCGCCCGTCAAATCATCGACGGCCATGGCGGCTTGATCTGGGCAGAGAGCGAGAAGGGGGCAGGGACGACGATTTTCATCCAATTGAAACGGCTGACGGAAGAGGAGGTACGGCATGGAGAAAGCCAACATATTGATCATTGA
- a CDS encoding DUF817 domain-containing protein, with translation MKAFIQLFHFGYHQAMSCIFPVAIFGTLALTSIIEIPFLHRYDAILLILLGVQYVMYLSGLETLDEIKVICVFHVIGLALELYKVWMGSWSYPEEAYTKLFGVPLYSGFMYASVASFMCQIWRRLRMDMTGWPGGASSFLLGGAIYLNFFTHHFIPDFRWWLTALVFIVFWKTWIIYRVRTKTYRMPLTIAFLIVGFFIWAAENIATFFNGWKYPDQHETWHLVSFSKISSWFLLVIISVIIVAQLKYVKAARATKEPR, from the coding sequence TTGAAAGCTTTCATTCAACTTTTCCATTTTGGATATCATCAGGCGATGAGCTGCATTTTCCCGGTCGCCATCTTTGGAACGCTGGCCCTGACCAGCATCATCGAGATTCCTTTCCTGCATCGTTACGATGCGATCCTGCTCATATTGCTCGGCGTGCAGTATGTTATGTACCTCAGCGGACTGGAAACCCTCGACGAAATCAAAGTCATCTGCGTCTTTCACGTCATCGGCCTGGCACTTGAATTGTATAAAGTCTGGATGGGATCTTGGTCGTACCCTGAAGAAGCGTATACCAAACTGTTCGGAGTTCCGCTCTACAGCGGGTTCATGTACGCGAGCGTGGCGAGCTTCATGTGCCAGATCTGGCGCAGGCTGCGGATGGATATGACCGGATGGCCTGGAGGCGCGTCTTCCTTCCTGCTTGGCGGAGCGATATACCTCAACTTTTTCACCCATCATTTCATTCCTGATTTTCGCTGGTGGTTGACGGCGTTGGTGTTTATCGTCTTCTGGAAAACTTGGATCATCTATAGAGTACGTACCAAAACATATCGCATGCCGTTAACGATCGCGTTCCTCATTGTCGGATTTTTCATTTGGGCAGCCGAGAATATCGCTACCTTTTTTAATGGCTGGAAATATCCGGACCAGCACGAAACCTGGCATCTGGTCAGTTTCAGCAAGATCAGCTCCTGGTTTTTGCTGGTCATTATCAGCGTGATCATCGTTGCACAGCTTAAATATGTGAAAGCTGCACGGGCAACCAAGGAACCGCGTTGA
- a CDS encoding S-layer homology domain-containing protein, translating into MKLTAKKFAALLTIAALGTTALPTSYHQAYAAPSTVNVSATGLQLASQIEAAIKELNDLGIMNGYADGSMGEQREINRAELATLLYKGFGLENKSGEGVQLSDVNANAWYAPYASKLVELGIMKADNGQFNPQATITDAELAEAVSSVLQRDIKSVQHWMNAFYVESSPVTRGETAVLLQTARLAIPSEEAQVTSVRSLNAITLIVTFDRPLTAADEVFAKAQTDLAISGGLKLTNMPRLKTGSIATYIVPTSVQNEGEFYRLTYKGKAAGTFTGSGTKLNMTTATQITNDTFELEALQANGVVDYGYVISAYSGGRGANAFVLDDSEEAAGKTYQIISSMQAREVVITPEGGEPIVAKYVPFTQSTDGKQKPKFRMPEGQVLQPGVKYTVTSDWANIANPSFVASTFEPLQIESAQALSETSVEVTLAQDPGDELFSGRSVTLTSPEGDVLTATYKYSSRKGATGVFDLSGDGKLVTGTTYTVAPVGEWAVAVSVTTTFE; encoded by the coding sequence ATGAAACTCACAGCCAAAAAATTCGCCGCATTGTTAACCATAGCCGCATTAGGAACGACAGCACTTCCGACCTCTTATCATCAGGCATACGCAGCTCCAAGCACCGTGAACGTCTCGGCGACAGGATTGCAGTTGGCCTCACAGATTGAAGCCGCCATTAAGGAATTGAACGATCTCGGCATCATGAACGGATATGCAGACGGCTCGATGGGAGAGCAGCGGGAAATCAACCGCGCCGAACTCGCCACATTGTTATATAAAGGGTTTGGACTGGAAAACAAGTCGGGTGAAGGCGTGCAATTGTCCGACGTCAATGCCAATGCATGGTATGCGCCATACGCATCGAAGCTTGTTGAACTCGGCATCATGAAAGCCGACAACGGTCAGTTCAATCCGCAAGCCACCATAACGGATGCGGAGCTCGCTGAAGCCGTTTCCTCGGTGCTGCAGCGGGACATCAAATCCGTTCAGCACTGGATGAACGCATTTTACGTGGAGAGCAGCCCAGTAACGCGGGGAGAAACGGCGGTCTTGCTGCAAACGGCCCGTTTGGCCATTCCTTCCGAAGAAGCACAGGTGACCAGCGTTCGATCGCTGAACGCCATTACGCTGATCGTTACGTTCGACAGACCATTGACAGCAGCGGATGAAGTTTTTGCCAAAGCACAAACGGATTTGGCGATCAGCGGAGGGTTGAAATTAACCAACATGCCTCGTTTGAAAACAGGGTCGATCGCAACCTATATCGTTCCGACGTCCGTTCAGAACGAGGGCGAATTCTATCGTCTTACATACAAAGGGAAAGCTGCAGGCACATTCACGGGCAGCGGCACCAAACTGAATATGACGACAGCAACCCAGATCACGAACGATACATTTGAGCTTGAAGCTCTGCAAGCGAATGGCGTCGTCGACTACGGGTACGTCATTTCCGCATACAGCGGCGGACGTGGCGCAAACGCATTCGTGCTGGACGACAGCGAAGAAGCAGCAGGAAAAACGTATCAGATCATCTCTTCCATGCAAGCAAGAGAAGTGGTGATCACACCGGAAGGCGGCGAGCCGATTGTTGCGAAATACGTTCCGTTCACCCAATCGACGGATGGCAAACAAAAGCCGAAATTCCGCATGCCGGAAGGGCAGGTGCTGCAACCTGGCGTGAAATATACGGTGACTTCCGATTGGGCAAACATTGCCAATCCTTCGTTCGTGGCGTCAACGTTCGAACCGCTCCAGATTGAAAGCGCGCAGGCCTTGAGTGAAACGTCCGTGGAAGTCACGCTGGCCCAAGATCCTGGCGATGAACTGTTCTCCGGCCGCAGCGTCACGCTGACATCGCCGGAAGGAGACGTATTGACGGCGACATACAAATATTCGAGCCGCAAAGGCGCGACAGGCGTATTTGACCTGTCTGGCGACGGCAAGCTGGTAACTGGCACAACGTACACCGTGGCACCTGTCGGTGAATGGGCAGTCGCTGTTTCGGTAACGACGACATTTGAGTAA
- a CDS encoding ankyrin repeat domain-containing protein yields MQKEWFAAAEQGNTAKILALLQAGADINATDERGRTAALAATHGNHPDTLKALIDAGADINQRDHRFDNPLLYAGAEGLLDIVKLTVEAGADTTLTNRFGGTALIPAADRGHVDIVQYLLEHSDVNIDHINNLGWTALLEAVILGHGGTKHTRIVQLLTEHGADVNLPDNEGVTPLAHAEKRGYIEMIAILKAAGGR; encoded by the coding sequence ATGCAAAAAGAATGGTTCGCAGCTGCCGAACAGGGCAACACCGCAAAGATCCTCGCCCTGCTTCAGGCCGGCGCCGACATTAACGCTACCGACGAACGCGGACGGACCGCAGCATTAGCTGCCACCCATGGCAACCATCCGGACACGCTAAAAGCGCTGATCGATGCGGGGGCCGACATCAACCAGCGCGATCATCGCTTCGATAACCCGCTGCTGTACGCAGGTGCCGAAGGCTTGCTGGATATCGTCAAACTGACCGTGGAGGCGGGAGCAGACACGACGCTTACGAACCGGTTCGGCGGGACCGCACTCATTCCGGCCGCCGACCGCGGACATGTGGACATCGTGCAGTACTTGCTTGAGCACTCCGACGTCAACATCGATCATATCAACAATCTGGGTTGGACTGCTCTGCTGGAAGCCGTTATTTTGGGTCATGGCGGCACCAAACACACCCGGATCGTGCAGCTGTTGACCGAGCACGGGGCCGATGTAAACCTGCCCGACAACGAAGGAGTAACGCCGTTGGCACATGCGGAAAAACGCGGATATATCGAAATGATCGCGATTCTGAAAGCGGCGGGCGGCCGCTAA
- a CDS encoding MFS transporter, which translates to MSTDNKRSLLALLALAISAFAIGTTEFISVGLLPLIAEDMHISVTTAGLTVSLYALGVTFGAPVLTSVTSKIPRKTLLLWIMVVFIIGNALAASATSIGMLLAARVVSAFSHGVFMSIGSTIAADVVPEHRRASAISIMFTGLTVATVTGVPIGTFIGQQFGWRVAFIIIVAIGAAAFVANALLVPSDLRKGAKASFRDQYKLITNGRLLLMFMITALGYGGTFVVYTYLSPMLQTITGFGESTVAIILLVYGVAIAIGNMAGGKLANRNTLRALFFMFIIQAIVLFAMYFTAPYKVAGLITLILMGLFAFMNVPGLQSHVVVLAERYVPSAVDVASAINIAAFNAGIAIGSYLGGVITDSIGLIHTAWIGALMVAGAVILTGWSRLLEKRDARADKPQQTQYQQNHSLEAQS; encoded by the coding sequence ATGTCTACGGACAACAAACGCAGCCTGCTTGCGCTGTTGGCTTTGGCCATTAGCGCCTTTGCCATCGGCACCACCGAGTTCATCAGCGTCGGGCTGCTGCCCCTGATCGCGGAGGACATGCATATTTCCGTCACAACGGCAGGGCTGACCGTTTCACTATATGCGCTGGGCGTCACGTTCGGAGCGCCCGTACTGACGTCCGTCACTTCGAAAATACCACGCAAAACGTTGCTGCTGTGGATTATGGTCGTATTCATCATCGGCAACGCGCTGGCGGCGTCGGCAACCAGCATCGGCATGCTGCTGGCCGCACGGGTCGTGTCCGCGTTCTCCCACGGCGTGTTTATGTCGATCGGGTCGACGATCGCCGCGGACGTCGTGCCTGAGCACCGACGGGCGAGCGCCATTTCGATCATGTTTACCGGCCTTACCGTGGCTACGGTAACCGGAGTGCCGATCGGTACCTTTATCGGGCAGCAATTTGGATGGCGCGTCGCATTCATCATTATCGTCGCCATCGGTGCAGCAGCATTTGTCGCAAACGCCCTGCTCGTTCCGTCCGATCTGCGCAAAGGCGCGAAGGCTTCTTTCCGGGATCAGTACAAGCTGATCACGAACGGACGCTTGTTGTTGATGTTCATGATTACCGCTTTGGGATACGGCGGCACCTTCGTGGTGTACACGTACCTGTCGCCAATGCTTCAAACCATTACGGGATTTGGAGAAAGCACCGTTGCCATCATTCTTCTCGTCTACGGCGTTGCGATCGCCATCGGCAACATGGCTGGCGGCAAACTGGCTAACCGGAATACGCTGCGCGCATTATTTTTCATGTTCATCATTCAGGCCATCGTCCTGTTTGCCATGTACTTCACAGCACCGTATAAGGTTGCCGGTCTCATAACTTTAATTCTCATGGGCTTGTTCGCTTTCATGAACGTTCCCGGCTTGCAGTCGCATGTCGTCGTGCTTGCAGAGCGTTATGTTCCATCAGCGGTGGATGTCGCGTCCGCGATCAACATCGCGGCATTTAATGCAGGCATCGCCATCGGCTCGTATCTCGGCGGCGTGATCACCGATTCGATCGGCTTGATCCACACCGCCTGGATCGGAGCGCTGATGGTCGCAGGCGCGGTTATTCTTACAGGCTGGAGCCGGCTGCTTGAAAAACGCGACGCCCGAGCCGATAAACCGCAACAAACACAATACCAACAAAACCATTCATTGGAGGCACAATCATGA
- a CDS encoding LysR family transcriptional regulator — protein sequence MDIKQLRYFIALAEEKQVTSAARRLHMSQPPLSQQLKLMESELGVRLFHRNGRHLEMTASGKTLYEHALTITRLMEEAKEEVRESGTDIRGKLSIGVNTLSDPGLPGALSRFREQYPKVTFKIQQNETNTLIRLIREKMLDMAIVRMPVDMEGLDYTLLGEEPLQFVVGENGPASVANLAQAVSYETIAGYPLLLPSTEGLGLYNLLLEQFRSKGLTPDIIGECSDIGMLLELVSSGFGASILPKTSLARYMDHRLRTYRIDDAKAVSGSAVVWLKRHYLSKAAMLLIDSISDRSSRER from the coding sequence ATGGATATCAAACAGTTGCGTTATTTCATCGCCCTTGCCGAGGAAAAGCAGGTGACTTCGGCAGCGCGCAGGCTTCATATGTCCCAGCCCCCGCTCAGTCAACAGCTGAAGCTGATGGAAAGCGAGCTGGGCGTACGGCTGTTTCACCGGAACGGGCGTCATTTGGAGATGACGGCTTCCGGGAAAACGTTGTACGAGCATGCATTGACGATTACCCGCCTGATGGAGGAAGCCAAAGAAGAGGTGCGCGAATCCGGCACGGATATTCGGGGGAAATTGTCCATTGGAGTCAATACGTTGTCCGATCCGGGGCTGCCGGGTGCACTAAGCCGTTTTCGAGAGCAATATCCCAAAGTGACGTTCAAGATCCAGCAGAACGAAACGAATACGCTCATCCGGTTGATCCGGGAAAAGATGCTCGACATGGCGATCGTCCGCATGCCCGTCGATATGGAAGGACTGGACTACACGCTGCTCGGGGAAGAGCCTCTTCAATTCGTTGTCGGGGAGAACGGACCGGCATCCGTAGCAAACCTTGCTCAGGCCGTATCCTACGAAACGATCGCGGGCTATCCGCTGCTGCTCCCCAGTACGGAAGGTCTCGGACTATACAATCTGTTGCTGGAGCAATTCCGCTCCAAAGGGCTAACGCCGGACATTATCGGAGAATGCTCCGACATCGGCATGCTGCTGGAACTCGTTTCCTCCGGATTCGGGGCGTCCATATTGCCCAAGACGTCACTGGCGAGATATATGGATCATCGCCTGCGAACGTATCGCATCGATGATGCAAAGGCGGTATCCGGTTCGGCCGTAGTCTGGCTGAAACGCCATTATTTGAGCAAAGCGGCCATGCTGCTGATCGATTCGATATCGGACAGGTCATCCCGCGAGCGTTAA
- a CDS encoding helix-turn-helix domain-containing protein, translating to MKDKKYNIGVEATLDVIGGKWKCVILCHLTHGRRRTSELKRLMPDITQKMLTQQLRELEADGIIKRIVHHEIPPKVEYELSEYGQSLQSILDALCAWGEQHICNVYGHYDVLDQNPLNEHLRSSANEPQ from the coding sequence ATGAAGGACAAAAAATATAACATCGGGGTAGAGGCAACGCTGGACGTCATCGGGGGGAAATGGAAATGCGTCATTCTGTGCCATCTGACCCATGGACGGAGAAGAACCAGCGAGTTGAAGCGGCTCATGCCAGACATCACGCAAAAAATGCTGACGCAGCAGCTGCGCGAGCTTGAAGCCGACGGCATTATCAAACGGATCGTGCACCATGAAATTCCTCCCAAGGTGGAGTATGAATTGAGCGAATACGGGCAAAGCCTGCAAAGCATTCTCGATGCGTTATGCGCATGGGGGGAACAGCACATCTGTAATGTGTACGGCCATTACGACGTGCTCGACCAAAATCCGCTGAACGAACATTTGCGATCCTCCGCGAATGAACCGCAATAA
- a CDS encoding aldo/keto reductase, with protein sequence MIKNLQDTVTLHNGVNMPGLGLGVFKVEEGQELVHAVQYAIGQGYRSIDTAAIYGNESGVGEGIRQGMKNAGISRDELFITSKVWNADLGYESTLAAYEASLQKLGLDYLDLYLIHWPVAGKYKEAWRALETLYASGKVKAIGVSNFQVHHLQDLMKDAKVVPMVNQVEYHPRLTQQEVGDFCREHGIQLEAWSPLMQGQLLDHPLLREIADKHNKEVAQVIIRWDLQNGVVTIPKSTKEQRIVSNADVFDFELSADEMKQITAMNENLRVGPDPDNFDF encoded by the coding sequence ATGATAAAAAATTTGCAAGATACAGTCACGCTGCATAATGGAGTCAACATGCCAGGCCTGGGCCTCGGCGTATTCAAGGTGGAAGAAGGACAGGAACTCGTTCATGCGGTTCAATATGCGATTGGGCAAGGTTATCGGAGCATCGATACCGCTGCTATTTATGGCAATGAATCAGGAGTCGGCGAAGGCATCCGCCAAGGTATGAAAAATGCCGGAATAAGCCGTGACGAATTGTTCATCACTTCGAAAGTATGGAATGCCGATCTTGGATATGAGTCCACTCTTGCCGCATATGAGGCAAGTCTGCAAAAATTGGGATTGGATTACCTGGATCTGTACCTCATTCATTGGCCGGTTGCCGGAAAATATAAAGAGGCCTGGAGAGCATTGGAGACGCTCTATGCATCCGGCAAAGTGAAAGCGATCGGTGTCAGCAACTTCCAGGTTCATCATCTGCAGGATTTGATGAAGGACGCCAAAGTTGTGCCCATGGTCAATCAGGTGGAATACCATCCTCGTCTCACCCAGCAGGAAGTCGGCGACTTCTGCCGCGAGCACGGCATTCAATTGGAGGCGTGGTCACCGTTGATGCAAGGACAATTGCTTGACCATCCGCTGCTCCGGGAAATCGCGGACAAACACAACAAGGAAGTGGCCCAAGTCATCATCCGTTGGGATCTGCAAAATGGCGTGGTGACGATTCCGAAATCCACCAAAGAGCAGCGGATCGTTTCCAATGCCGATGTGTTCGACTTTGAACTGTCCGCCGATGAAATGAAGCAAATTACGGCGATGAACGAAAATCTGCGCGTCGGACCCGACCCGGACAATTTCGATTTTTAA